Proteins co-encoded in one Pseudophryne corroboree isolate aPseCor3 chromosome 1, aPseCor3.hap2, whole genome shotgun sequence genomic window:
- the HMGB2 gene encoding high mobility group protein B2, with translation MGKGDPNKPRGKMSSYAYFVQTCREEHKKKHPDSSVNFAEFSKKCSERWKTMSAKEKGKFEDLAKGDKARYEKEMKNYIPPKSEKKGKKKKDPNAPKRPPSAFFLFCSEHRPQIKTESPGLTIGDTAKKLGELWAEQTPKDKQPFEQKAAKLKEKYEKDVAAYRAKGNSDVGKKAPGRSAGSKKKVEPVDDDDDEDEEDEEDDDEDDEDDE, from the exons ATGGGTAAGGGCGATCCCAACAAGCCGAGGGGCAAGATGTCCTCCTATGCCTACTTCGTGCAGACGTGCCGGGAGGAGCACAAGAAGAAGCACCCGGACTCCTCCGTCAACTTCGCAGAGTTCTCCAAGAAGTGCTCAGAGAGGTGGAAG ACCATGTCTGCAAAGGAAAAGGGAAAGTTTGAAGATTTGGCCAAGGGTGACAAAGCACGTTACGAAAAGGAAATGAAGAATTACATTCCCCCAAAGAGTGAGAAGAAGGGAAAGAAGAAGAAGGATCCTAATGCACCAAAACGTCCCCC atctgcctttttcctcttctgcTCAGAGCATCGGCCACAAATCAAAACTGAGAGCCCCGGTCTGACAATTGGGGATACAGCCAAGAAATTGGGAGAGTTGTGGGCTGAGCAGACACCAAAAGACAAACAGCCATTTGAGCAGAAAGCGGCAAAACTAAAAGAGAAATATGAGAAG GATGTTGCTGCATATCGGGCAAAAGGAAACAGTGATGTTGGGAAGAAGGCACCTGGCAGGTCAGCAGGCTCTAAAAAGAAGGTTGAACCTgtagatgacgatgatgatgaagatgaggaGGATGAAGAAGATGATGACgaggatgatgaagatgatgaatgA